From the Carassius carassius chromosome 45, fCarCar2.1, whole genome shotgun sequence genome, one window contains:
- the LOC132127110 gene encoding hyaluronan and proteoglycan link protein 1-like: MTFLLFFLLVLSKSRADSFEDAYSDLEHYRTIYISENGLRLSVDTAQPKVISQRGGNATLQCKFNRDPSSPPNPKLRIKWTKLTPDYLKEIDVFVAMGFHKKSYGRFHGRVHLQDAGKNDASLVITDITLEDYGKYKCEIIDGLEDDTVVVSLDLQGIIFPYFPRLGRYNLNFADAEKACRDQDAIVASFDQLYDAWRDGLDWCNAGWLSDGSVQYPITKPREPCGGKNTIPGVRNYGMRDKQKERYDVFCFTSNYKGRFYYLIHPFKLKYDEAVRACQKDGAQIAKVGQMYAAWKLLGYDRCDAGWLADGSVRYPISRPRRRCSPTEAAVRFSGFPDKKHKLYGVYCYKSDN, translated from the exons ATGACCTtccttctttttttcctcttGGTTCTCTCCAAGAGCCGAGCTGACAGCTTTGAAGATGCATACAGTGACCTGGAACACTACAGGACTATATACATCTCAG AAAATGGCCTCAGACTCTCAGTTGACACAGCACAACCTAAAGTAATCTCTCAACGTGGTGGCAATGCCACACTGCAATGCAAGTTCAACCGGGATCCCTCATCTCCCCCAAATCCCAAACTGAGGATTAAATGGACTAAACTGACTCCAGATTACCTGAAGGAAATTGATGTGTTTGTAGCTATGGGTTTCCACAAAAAGAGCTACGGTCGATTCCATGGCCGTGTACATTTGCAGGATGCTGGCAAGAATGATGCTTCACTAGTTATCACTGACATCACTCTGGAGGATTATGGGAAATATAAGTGTGAAATCATTGATGGCTTGGAGGATGATACAGTAGTTGTCTCACTTGACCTGCAAG GCATTATTTTTCCATATTTTCCTCGACTGGGTCGTTACAACCTGAACTTCGCTGATGCTGAGAAAGCTTGCCGAGACCAGGATGCCATTGTGGCATCTTTTGACCAGCTGTACGATGCATGGAGAGATGGGTTGGATTGGTGCAATGCAGGGTGGCTCAGTGATGGATCGGTGCAATATCCCATCACCAAACCCAGAGAGCCATGTGGAGGCAAAAACACCATTCCAGGTGTGAGGAATTATGGGATGCGTGACAAGCAAAAGGAAAGATATGATGTCTTCTGTTTCACCTCTAACTACAAAG GACGTTTTTATTATTTGATACACCCTTTCAAACTTAAGTATGATGAGGCAGTGCGGGCATGTCAAAAGGATGGTGCTCAGATCGCCAAAGTCGGGCAGATGTACGCAGCGTGGAAGCTGCTGGGCTATGACCGCTGTGATGCAGGCTGGCTGGCAGACGGCAGTGTACGCTACCCAATCTCAAGACCACGCAGACGCTGCAGTCCTACGGAGGCTGCTGTCCGCTTCTCTGGATTCCCAGACAAGAAGCACAAACTCTACGGCGTCTACTGCTACAAGAGCGACAACTGA